From a region of the Danaus plexippus chromosome 22 unlocalized genomic scaffold, MEX_DaPlex mxdp_27, whole genome shotgun sequence genome:
- the LOC116773581 gene encoding protein Wnt-4-like isoform X1, which yields MKLFLKVLCTLLFLVEAVMGAWWNLAAPVKTTQSSNTSLETYSTLQKEACHRLDFLVERQKQLCMLSDKMVQVLQTGAQQAVEECQYQFRNSRWNCSTVENSTDIFGGVLKFKSRESAFVHALSAASLAHAVARACSRGELNECSCDARVRKRTPRHWQWGGCSEDIRYGEKFSRDFVDAKEDKESDEGIMNLHNNEAGRRAVRGRMQRVCKCHGMSGSCSVRVCWRRLPPLRAVADALSTRYEGASHVKVVERKKGKNIRKLRPIHPDMKKPNKTDLVYLEESPDYCEPNEELGILGTRSRTCNRTSAGLDGCRLLCCGRGYQTRVRDHEEKCRCRFVWCCRVHCEICRSKRDHHVCN from the exons ATGAAGCTTTTTTTGAAAGTTCTGTGCACTTTACTTTTCTTGGTGGAAGCCGTCATGGGTGCCTGGTG GAACCTTGCAGCTCCGGTTAAGACGACACAGTCATCAAACACGTCTTTGGAGACGTACTCAACATTGCAGAAGGAAGCCTGCCACAGGTTGGATTTCTTGGTTGAGCGTCAGAAACAATTATGTATGCTATCCGACAAGATGGTTCAg GTGTTACAAACCGGGGCCCAGCAGGCCGTCGAGGAATGCCAGTATCAGTTCAGGAACAGCCGTTGGAATTGCAGCACAGTTGAGAATTCAACTGACATCTTCGGAGGCGTACTTAAATTTA aatCACGTGAATCTGCATTTGTCCATGCGCTATCGGCTGCATCTTTGGCTCATGCTGTAGCCAGAGCTTGCAGTCGTGGAGAATTGAACGAGTGTTCTTGTGACGCCAGGGTGAGGAAACGCACTCCAAGACATTGGCAATGGGGTGGATGTTCGGAG GACATAAGATATGGTGAGAAATTCAGCCGTGATTTCGTGGACGCCAAAGAGGACAAAGAGTCTGACGAGGGGATCATGAATTTGCACAACAACGAGGCCGGTCGGAGG gCTGTCCGTGGCCGTATGCAGCGTGTATGCAAATGTCATGGCATGTCTGGTTCCTGTTCCGTACGCGTTTGCTGGCGTCGTCTACCGCCTCTGAGGGCAGTCGCTGATGCTTTATCCACCAGATACGAGGGAGCGAGTCATGTTAAG GTcgttgaaagaaaaaaagggAAGAACATAAGGAAGTTGCGACCAATCCATCCTGACATGAAGAAGCCCAATAAAACTGATTTAGTCTATTTGGAAGAATCGCCAGATTACTGCGAGCCAAATGAAGA ACTAGGCATTCTCGGTACGCGTTCCCGAACCTGCAACCGTACATCCGCTGGTTTAGACGGCTGCCGCTTGCTGTGCTGCGGACGCGGCTATCAGACTCGCGTGCGAGATCACGAGGAGAAGTGCCGTTGCCGATTTGTGTGGTGCTGTCGCGTCCACTGCGAGATATGCCGCTCCAAACGAGACCACCACGTATGCAATTAG
- the LOC116773581 gene encoding protein Wnt-4-like isoform X2 has translation MLSDKMVQVLQTGAQQAVEECQYQFRNSRWNCSTVENSTDIFGGVLKFKSRESAFVHALSAASLAHAVARACSRGELNECSCDARVRKRTPRHWQWGGCSEDIRYGEKFSRDFVDAKEDKESDEGIMNLHNNEAGRRAVRGRMQRVCKCHGMSGSCSVRVCWRRLPPLRAVADALSTRYEGASHVKVVERKKGKNIRKLRPIHPDMKKPNKTDLVYLEESPDYCEPNEELGILGTRSRTCNRTSAGLDGCRLLCCGRGYQTRVRDHEEKCRCRFVWCCRVHCEICRSKRDHHVCN, from the exons ATGCTATCCGACAAGATGGTTCAg GTGTTACAAACCGGGGCCCAGCAGGCCGTCGAGGAATGCCAGTATCAGTTCAGGAACAGCCGTTGGAATTGCAGCACAGTTGAGAATTCAACTGACATCTTCGGAGGCGTACTTAAATTTA aatCACGTGAATCTGCATTTGTCCATGCGCTATCGGCTGCATCTTTGGCTCATGCTGTAGCCAGAGCTTGCAGTCGTGGAGAATTGAACGAGTGTTCTTGTGACGCCAGGGTGAGGAAACGCACTCCAAGACATTGGCAATGGGGTGGATGTTCGGAG GACATAAGATATGGTGAGAAATTCAGCCGTGATTTCGTGGACGCCAAAGAGGACAAAGAGTCTGACGAGGGGATCATGAATTTGCACAACAACGAGGCCGGTCGGAGG gCTGTCCGTGGCCGTATGCAGCGTGTATGCAAATGTCATGGCATGTCTGGTTCCTGTTCCGTACGCGTTTGCTGGCGTCGTCTACCGCCTCTGAGGGCAGTCGCTGATGCTTTATCCACCAGATACGAGGGAGCGAGTCATGTTAAG GTcgttgaaagaaaaaaagggAAGAACATAAGGAAGTTGCGACCAATCCATCCTGACATGAAGAAGCCCAATAAAACTGATTTAGTCTATTTGGAAGAATCGCCAGATTACTGCGAGCCAAATGAAGA ACTAGGCATTCTCGGTACGCGTTCCCGAACCTGCAACCGTACATCCGCTGGTTTAGACGGCTGCCGCTTGCTGTGCTGCGGACGCGGCTATCAGACTCGCGTGCGAGATCACGAGGAGAAGTGCCGTTGCCGATTTGTGTGGTGCTGTCGCGTCCACTGCGAGATATGCCGCTCCAAACGAGACCACCACGTATGCAATTAG